One segment of Alphaproteobacteria bacterium DNA contains the following:
- a CDS encoding thioredoxin domain-containing protein — MPDNRLAAETSPYLLQHKENPVDWWPWGRAALDAAAAGDKPILLSVGYSACHWCHVMAHECFEDAGIAALMNDLFINIKVDREERPDLDGIYQSSLALLGQQGGWPLTMFLTAKGEPFWGGTYFPPTPRFGRPGFPEVLRRVAEIFADERDKVDNNVDALATALQRLDPPESTASWPQDLVDQVAGHVMGSVDMVLGGIGPAPKFPQPSLFALLWRAWQKTGTQRYFDAVTVTLNRMCQGGIYDHLGGGFARYSTDDRWLAPHFEKMLYDNAQMVELLTLVWQETGNPLYAARVHETIDWLFREMLTAEGAFAGTLDADSEGEEGKFYVWSADEIATALGSDAAVFAAAYDVRPAGNWEGKTILNRSARPDLKSDQDEQELAQLRVKLLKIRDKRIRPGLDDKVLADWNGLMIGALVRAAQAFDQPAWLTAARNAFAFVADAMAVDGRLRHSWREGRAAHPATLDDYALMIRAALLLYEATAETAYLDRAQAWCDIVERHYRDGKGGAYFLAADDVDDLIARTKTSFDNATPAGNAILAEDFVRLYHLTGDARYRDRAEEIFRVFAGELERNVLALTSLIAAYDFYQEPLQVVLVGAAGLESMTALLRTVYGISLPHRILQTIGPDDTLPDSHPAAGKTPIDDQATAYICRGPTCSLPLTGADALEAALMEA, encoded by the coding sequence ATGCCCGACAACCGCCTCGCCGCCGAAACCAGCCCCTATTTGCTGCAGCACAAGGAAAACCCGGTCGATTGGTGGCCGTGGGGGCGCGCGGCGCTCGATGCCGCGGCCGCCGGCGACAAGCCGATCCTGCTGTCGGTCGGCTATTCAGCCTGCCATTGGTGCCATGTCATGGCCCATGAATGCTTCGAGGATGCGGGCATCGCGGCGCTGATGAACGATCTGTTTATCAATATCAAGGTCGACCGCGAAGAACGCCCCGACCTCGACGGCATCTACCAGTCTTCGCTCGCCCTGCTGGGGCAGCAAGGCGGCTGGCCGTTGACCATGTTCCTGACGGCGAAGGGCGAGCCGTTCTGGGGCGGCACCTATTTTCCGCCGACACCGCGCTTCGGCCGGCCGGGCTTTCCAGAGGTGCTGCGGCGGGTGGCGGAGATCTTCGCCGACGAGCGCGACAAGGTGGATAACAACGTCGACGCCTTGGCCACCGCGCTGCAGCGGCTGGACCCGCCGGAAAGCACGGCGAGCTGGCCCCAAGACCTGGTCGACCAGGTCGCCGGCCATGTCATGGGTTCTGTCGACATGGTCCTCGGCGGTATCGGACCGGCGCCAAAATTTCCCCAGCCGTCGCTGTTCGCGCTGCTGTGGCGGGCGTGGCAGAAAACCGGAACGCAGCGCTATTTCGACGCCGTCACGGTGACCCTGAACCGCATGTGCCAAGGCGGTATCTACGACCATCTCGGCGGCGGCTTCGCCCGCTACTCGACCGACGACCGGTGGCTGGCGCCGCATTTCGAGAAGATGCTTTATGACAACGCCCAAATGGTCGAACTCCTGACCCTGGTGTGGCAGGAAACCGGCAACCCGCTCTATGCCGCGCGGGTGCACGAGACCATCGACTGGCTGTTTCGCGAGATGCTGACCGCCGAAGGCGCGTTCGCCGGCACCCTCGACGCCGACAGCGAGGGCGAGGAAGGCAAGTTCTACGTCTGGTCGGCCGACGAGATCGCCACCGCGCTGGGCTCCGATGCCGCCGTTTTCGCCGCTGCCTACGACGTCCGGCCGGCCGGCAATTGGGAAGGCAAGACCATCTTGAATCGCTCCGCCCGGCCCGACCTGAAGTCGGACCAAGACGAGCAAGAGCTCGCCCAACTGCGTGTCAAGCTATTGAAAATACGCGATAAACGGATTCGCCCCGGCCTCGACGACAAGGTCCTGGCGGATTGGAACGGGCTCATGATCGGTGCCCTGGTCCGGGCCGCGCAAGCGTTCGACCAGCCGGCATGGCTGACCGCCGCGCGTAATGCCTTCGCCTTCGTCGCCGATGCGATGGCCGTCGACGGCCGCCTGCGCCACAGTTGGCGTGAGGGCCGTGCCGCCCATCCGGCAACGCTCGACGATTACGCGCTGATGATCCGCGCCGCCCTGCTGCTTTACGAGGCCACCGCCGAAACCGCCTACCTCGATCGCGCGCAGGCGTGGTGCGATATTGTCGAGCGCCACTATCGCGACGGCAAGGGCGGCGCCTACTTCCTCGCCGCCGACGATGTCGACGACCTGATCGCGCGCACCAAGACCTCGTTCGACAACGCGACCCCGGCCGGCAATGCGATATTGGCGGAGGACTTCGTCCGCCTCTACCACCTGACCGGCGACGCCCGTTATCGCGACCGGGCGGAAGAAATCTTCCGTGTTTTCGCCGGCGAACTGGAACGCAATGTGCTGGCCCTGACCAGCCTGATCGCCGCCTACGACTTCTATCAGGAGCCGTTGCAGGTGGTTCTCGTCGGCGCTGCGGGGTTGGAGTCCATGACTGCGCTGCTGCGCACCGTGTATGGTATCTCGCTGCCTCATAGAATTCTGCAGACGATCGGCCCCGACGATACCCTGCCCGACAGTCACCCCGCCGCCGGTAAGACGCCGATCGACGACCAGGCAACCGCCTACATCTGCCGCGGGCCGACCTGTTCCCTGCCGCTGACCGGCGCCGACGCGCTCGAGGCCGCGTTGATGGAGGCTTAA